In Chitinophagales bacterium, one DNA window encodes the following:
- a CDS encoding KOW motif-containing protein, whose protein sequence is MATADLKDGNYCRVVAGTHKGKSGIVRDIKTSKTGYLTLTVVQENGVRFKTLGKNVVVIKDR, encoded by the coding sequence ATGGCAACTGCTGATCTAAAAGACGGGAACTACTGCAGGGTAGTTGCTGGTACACATAAAGGAAAATCAGGGATTGTGCGGGACATTAAAACCAGCAAAACCGGATATCTTACCCTCACGGTTGTACAGGAAAACGGTGTACGGTTTAAAACATTGGGTAAAAATGTGGTTGTGATAAAAGACCGGTGA
- a CDS encoding amidohydrolase family protein produces the protein MKYFAITIALLFSFSVRSTAQRIAPVAAQSTPVLITGATIHTGNGQVIERGAIGFSGGIITYVGTAANAPVAGATVIDATGKQVYPGLIAPCTNIGLNEIEAARATNDYAEVGDYNPGTRSLIAYNTDSKVIPTVRSNGILLAQVAPQGSIISGASSIMQLDAWNWEDAQYKADDGIHLNWPSWFRFDFNDNGAAVTTSDDYEKQVQQIRSYFSQAQQYNLQPAHAERNINFEAMKGVFDKSKTVFIHTNYVREIMNAVEFAKDFGIKMVLVGGSDAYKCAPLLKESGVAVILGDAHSLPDGDDTKVDVPYHTAAMLQQAGVLYCLSTGGYWQQRNLPFIAGTTAAHGVSKEDALKSVTANTAKILGIENRTGTLETGKDANIIISTGDVLDMRSSNIERAFIQGRDINLDNSQKQLYQVYKQKYGLK, from the coding sequence ATGAAATATTTTGCTATCACCATCGCGCTGCTATTTTCATTTTCAGTAAGATCCACTGCGCAGCGTATTGCGCCTGTTGCAGCACAGTCCACACCTGTTTTAATTACCGGTGCAACCATTCATACCGGCAACGGACAGGTGATTGAAAGGGGAGCCATTGGCTTTTCCGGTGGTATCATTACCTATGTCGGCACAGCTGCCAATGCACCTGTTGCAGGCGCAACAGTGATTGATGCAACCGGCAAACAAGTATATCCCGGTTTGATCGCGCCTTGCACCAACATTGGGTTGAATGAGATTGAGGCAGCACGCGCCACGAATGATTATGCGGAGGTGGGCGACTATAATCCCGGCACACGCAGCCTTATTGCTTACAACACCGATTCAAAAGTGATCCCGACGGTGCGCTCCAACGGTATCTTGCTGGCACAGGTGGCGCCGCAAGGTAGTATCATATCGGGCGCCTCTTCCATCATGCAGCTCGATGCGTGGAACTGGGAAGACGCGCAGTATAAAGCCGATGATGGCATTCATCTCAACTGGCCTTCATGGTTCCGGTTTGATTTCAACGATAACGGCGCAGCCGTAACCACCAGCGATGACTATGAAAAGCAGGTGCAGCAGATACGCAGCTATTTCTCCCAGGCGCAACAATACAATCTGCAGCCTGCACATGCCGAGCGCAACATCAACTTTGAGGCGATGAAAGGTGTGTTCGACAAATCCAAAACCGTATTTATCCATACTAATTACGTGCGCGAAATCATGAATGCCGTGGAGTTTGCCAAGGACTTCGGAATAAAAATGGTATTGGTGGGAGGCAGTGACGCATACAAATGTGCTCCCTTGCTGAAAGAGAGTGGTGTGGCTGTGATTTTAGGCGACGCACATTCACTGCCCGATGGCGATGATACAAAAGTGGATGTGCCTTATCATACCGCAGCCATGTTGCAACAGGCCGGTGTGCTGTATTGCCTCAGCACCGGCGGATACTGGCAGCAACGCAACCTGCCTTTCATCGCAGGCACTACTGCGGCGCACGGTGTGAGTAAAGAGGATGCGCTGAAATCAGTGACCGCCAATACGGCAAAAATTCTCGGCATTGAAAACAGAACTGGTACGCTGGAAACAGGGAAAGATGCAAACATTATCATCTCCACCGGAGATGTGCTGGATATGCGCAGCAGCAATATCGAACGTGCATTTATTCAGGGCCGCGACATCAATCTCGACAATTCGCAAAAACAGTTGTACCAGGTTTATAAGCAGAAATATGGTTTGAAATAA
- a CDS encoding amidohydrolase family protein, whose translation MKIVTTFLLLIVAQPLFSQPTFPRNGVKDEREKLYAFTHANIYTDYQTLVADATMIIRDGKIEAVGLNLPVPKGAIVQDMQGKFIYPSFIDIYSDYGMPAVVRSQDQGPRGPQFLTNKGGAYSWNQAVHPEVQGSSLFEVKADQAKDLRELGFGTVSSHQKDGIMRGTGAVVLLGEEKSNEMLLKDQAAAYYSFNKGVSTQDYPSSLMGSIALLRQTYYDAQWYKSTNGKAEANISLDALNKELQLPQVFEVGDVYSVLRADKIGDEFGIRYIIKGAGDEYQRIDDMKATGDAFILPLNFPLALDVEDPYDAEQVPLSQLMHWEMAPSNPAAMEKAGITFALTSASLKSKNDFWKNLRAAIDYGMSPAAALKALTYTPASLVGVLDQVGTLEKGKVANFIICSSDIFNEKNIIYQNWVKGSPYVVNSYNLQDLRGTYTLTAGTLASLNLVVEGTANAPEASVRLNEKEKLKTSMSMKDDLVTISFRYPADSSKEMYRLSGYRKDKDLAGSGQDPNGNWISWTANLTAPYREKADTSKQKEKPEAEGAVLYPFVGYGNATLPKQESFLFRNATVWTNESEGILSNTDVFISGGKIQKIGKNLPVPQGDVKVYDATGKFLTSGIIDEHSHIAAAQGLNEGTQSVTSEVRVADIIYPGDINIYRQLSGGVTAAQVLHGSANSIGGQTQLIKLRWGYSPEAMKFEGWPGFIKFALGENVKQSNWGDMNTSRFPQTRMGVEQTMYDAFIRAKDYKAAWAAYNAIPAKQKASAVAPRRDLELDALVEILDGKRFITCHSYVQSEINMLMHVGDSMGFRVNTFTHILEGYKVADKMKARNINASNFSDWWAYKYEVYDAIPYNSALLTGVGVVTAVNSDDAEMARRLNQEAAKSIKYGGLSEEEAWKLCTLNPAKMLHVDDRVGSIKAGKDADVVLWNNDPLSIYASPEMTLVDGICFFSLEKDAQHQQQMQQERMRLINKMLQAKKNGAPTEKIKIEFNREWDCDSMTDGTDVGQ comes from the coding sequence ATGAAAATAGTTACCACCTTCCTGTTGCTGATTGTTGCGCAGCCCTTGTTTTCGCAGCCAACCTTTCCGCGTAACGGCGTAAAAGATGAACGTGAAAAACTGTATGCGTTTACCCACGCCAACATTTACACCGACTATCAGACGTTGGTGGCAGACGCTACGATGATAATCCGTGATGGAAAAATTGAAGCAGTCGGACTGAATCTGCCGGTTCCGAAAGGAGCAATAGTGCAGGATATGCAGGGAAAATTTATCTACCCTTCCTTCATTGATATCTATTCGGATTATGGCATGCCTGCAGTAGTGAGGTCGCAGGATCAGGGTCCGAGAGGGCCACAGTTTCTGACGAATAAAGGCGGTGCATATAGCTGGAATCAGGCCGTGCATCCGGAAGTACAGGGCAGCAGCTTATTTGAAGTGAAAGCCGATCAGGCTAAAGATCTCCGCGAGCTGGGATTTGGTACCGTGTCATCCCATCAGAAAGATGGCATCATGCGTGGCACAGGAGCCGTAGTGTTACTGGGAGAAGAAAAAAGCAATGAGATGCTACTGAAGGATCAGGCGGCAGCTTATTACTCCTTCAACAAAGGTGTTTCTACGCAGGATTATCCTTCCTCGCTGATGGGCAGTATCGCTTTGCTGCGGCAGACGTATTATGATGCGCAATGGTATAAATCAACAAATGGCAAGGCAGAGGCGAATATCTCGCTGGATGCGCTGAACAAAGAGTTGCAGCTGCCGCAGGTTTTCGAAGTGGGCGATGTGTATTCTGTCTTACGTGCCGACAAAATCGGTGATGAGTTCGGCATCCGGTACATCATAAAAGGAGCCGGCGATGAATATCAGCGTATTGATGATATGAAAGCAACCGGTGATGCATTTATTCTTCCGCTGAATTTTCCGCTTGCATTGGATGTCGAAGATCCTTATGATGCGGAACAGGTTCCCTTGTCGCAGCTGATGCATTGGGAAATGGCACCGTCCAATCCGGCTGCCATGGAAAAGGCAGGCATCACGTTTGCCCTTACGTCTGCTTCACTCAAATCAAAAAATGATTTCTGGAAAAACCTGCGGGCTGCCATTGACTACGGCATGAGTCCCGCTGCTGCTTTAAAGGCGCTCACCTACACACCGGCGTCCCTGGTGGGAGTGCTCGATCAGGTTGGCACACTGGAAAAAGGCAAGGTGGCTAACTTCATCATCTGTTCTTCCGACATCTTCAATGAAAAAAACATCATTTATCAGAATTGGGTAAAAGGGTCTCCTTATGTGGTAAACAGTTATAACCTGCAGGATCTGCGCGGCACCTATACGCTGACTGCCGGCACACTTGCCAGCTTAAACCTGGTGGTGGAAGGAACAGCCAATGCACCGGAAGCGTCGGTCAGGCTGAATGAAAAGGAAAAGCTGAAAACAAGCATGAGCATGAAAGATGATCTTGTAACCATTTCATTCCGTTATCCTGCCGACAGCAGTAAAGAGATGTATCGACTCAGCGGCTACCGGAAAGATAAAGATCTGGCAGGCAGCGGGCAGGACCCCAATGGCAACTGGATCAGCTGGACAGCGAATCTTACTGCACCCTACCGTGAAAAAGCCGATACCTCGAAACAAAAGGAAAAACCTGAAGCAGAAGGAGCTGTTTTATATCCTTTTGTCGGATATGGAAATGCCACGCTGCCGAAGCAGGAAAGTTTTCTGTTCAGGAATGCAACGGTATGGACCAATGAAAGTGAAGGTATTTTAAGTAATACGGATGTTTTTATTTCCGGTGGAAAGATTCAGAAGATCGGGAAGAACCTGCCGGTACCGCAAGGCGATGTGAAGGTATATGATGCCACCGGAAAATTCCTGACATCGGGCATTATAGATGAGCATTCGCATATCGCCGCGGCACAGGGACTGAATGAAGGAACACAATCGGTTACCTCGGAAGTGAGAGTGGCCGATATCATTTATCCGGGCGACATCAACATCTACCGGCAGCTTTCCGGAGGCGTCACCGCTGCGCAGGTTTTGCACGGTTCGGCAAATTCCATTGGAGGGCAGACGCAACTGATCAAACTGCGGTGGGGTTATTCACCGGAAGCCATGAAATTCGAAGGCTGGCCGGGCTTCATCAAATTTGCATTGGGTGAAAATGTGAAGCAATCCAATTGGGGCGACATGAATACGAGCCGTTTTCCGCAAACGAGGATGGGTGTGGAGCAAACCATGTATGATGCGTTCATCAGGGCCAAAGATTATAAAGCAGCATGGGCAGCTTACAATGCGATTCCTGCAAAGCAGAAGGCATCAGCCGTGGCGCCGCGCCGCGATCTTGAGCTGGATGCATTGGTGGAGATTCTCGATGGAAAAAGATTCATCACCTGTCATTCCTATGTGCAGTCGGAAATAAATATGCTGATGCATGTCGGAGATTCGATGGGCTTCAGGGTAAATACCTTCACTCATATTCTTGAGGGTTATAAGGTAGCGGATAAGATGAAGGCAAGGAATATCAATGCATCCAACTTCTCCGACTGGTGGGCATATAAATATGAAGTGTATGATGCCATTCCCTATAACTCCGCCCTGCTTACCGGCGTGGGTGTGGTTACAGCCGTCAATTCCGATGATGCTGAAATGGCGCGCAGGCTGAACCAGGAAGCGGCAAAGAGCATCAAATACGGCGGATTGAGTGAAGAAGAAGCCTGGAAGTTATGCACGCTCAACCCTGCAAAGATGCTGCATGTGGATGACAGGGTCGGCAGCATTAAAGCCGGCAAAGATGCTGACGTAGTGTTATGGAATAATGATCCGCTTTCCATTTACGCCTCGCCGGAGATGACACTGGTGGATGGTATTTGTTTTTTCAGCCTGGAAAAGGACGCACAACATCAGCAGCAGATGCAGCAGGAACGCATGCGACTGATTAATAAGATGCTGCAGGCGAAAAAGAACGGTGCACCGACTGAAAAAATAAAAATTGAATTCAACCGGGAATGGGATTGCGATTCGATGACTGATGGAACGGACGTCGGGCAGTAG
- a CDS encoding TIR domain-containing protein, which yields MNFEKDVFISYAHVDDVPMTEGMKGWISELHEYLQNRVFQITGVKPVIWRDARLQGNDFFAPEIVAQFPKLKVLVSVITPRYLKSSWCTKEVEEFFKAANENGGISVENKARIFKIIKTPVKRDEQPEKIREILGYEFYKIDSASGKFTEFDKMYGQEMQQAYWAKANDVAQDIAKLIMALDGYDPSKSNGNGQHASAAITYDPGKVNTGKKIYLADTSYDLKEYHENLKRELEDTGFTVLPNKHLTPVAALMKEEVESFMKECTLSIHVVGASYGLVPEGSEQSILAIQNEIAARQSAEHGLSRLIWIPPNMVAEDARQIAFLDQLRHHEVLQSGSDLLEGTIEEFKFAIFDTIRKKEAKEKEEKEKVMEEARRKAEEEEKRQQANNNTTAAASDAADTGPRMVYFICDQRDLNDTKVIEDFLFDSGFEVILPVFEGAEADLRKEHEENLRTCDAILVYYGNANELWLRSMTRDMLRIPALGRTKPLLAGIAYLAGPSSPQKERFRSHELTVVNGLAGFNPDLFNDFKAKLK from the coding sequence ATGAATTTCGAAAAGGACGTATTTATCAGCTACGCTCATGTGGACGATGTGCCGATGACGGAAGGCATGAAGGGCTGGATTTCAGAGCTGCATGAGTACCTGCAAAACCGAGTTTTCCAGATCACCGGTGTCAAGCCTGTCATCTGGCGTGATGCAAGGTTGCAGGGCAACGACTTCTTTGCACCTGAGATCGTTGCACAGTTTCCCAAGCTGAAAGTGCTGGTGTCTGTCATCACACCAAGATATCTGAAATCGTCGTGGTGCACCAAGGAGGTGGAAGAGTTTTTCAAAGCTGCCAACGAAAACGGAGGTATCAGTGTAGAGAACAAGGCACGTATCTTCAAAATAATTAAGACACCCGTCAAGCGCGATGAACAACCTGAAAAGATCCGCGAAATATTAGGATATGAATTCTATAAAATAGATTCCGCATCAGGCAAGTTTACGGAGTTCGACAAAATGTACGGGCAGGAGATGCAGCAGGCTTATTGGGCAAAGGCCAATGATGTGGCACAGGACATCGCTAAACTCATCATGGCACTCGACGGCTATGATCCGTCTAAGTCGAATGGAAACGGACAGCATGCCTCCGCCGCAATAACCTATGATCCCGGAAAAGTAAATACCGGCAAGAAAATCTACCTCGCTGATACTTCTTATGATCTGAAGGAATACCATGAAAATCTGAAGCGGGAACTCGAAGATACCGGCTTTACAGTACTGCCGAACAAGCACCTGACACCCGTAGCAGCATTGATGAAAGAGGAAGTGGAAAGCTTTATGAAGGAATGCACGCTTTCTATCCATGTCGTCGGTGCTTCTTACGGGCTGGTGCCGGAAGGATCGGAACAATCCATTCTCGCTATTCAAAATGAAATTGCCGCCAGACAGAGTGCAGAGCACGGATTAAGCCGTTTGATCTGGATACCACCTAACATGGTGGCAGAGGATGCAAGGCAGATAGCTTTTCTTGATCAGTTGCGACACCACGAAGTATTGCAAAGCGGTTCTGACCTGCTCGAAGGCACTATTGAAGAATTCAAGTTTGCCATCTTCGATACGATTCGTAAAAAGGAGGCTAAAGAGAAAGAAGAGAAGGAAAAGGTGATGGAAGAAGCACGCCGTAAAGCGGAGGAAGAAGAGAAACGGCAGCAGGCTAATAATAACACAACGGCTGCAGCATCGGATGCCGCTGATACCGGCCCAAGAATGGTCTACTTCATCTGCGATCAGCGTGATTTGAATGATACGAAAGTGATAGAAGATTTCCTGTTCGACAGCGGCTTTGAGGTGATATTGCCGGTTTTTGAAGGAGCTGAAGCCGACCTGAGAAAAGAGCACGAAGAAAACCTGCGCACCTGTGATGCCATTCTTGTTTACTATGGCAATGCCAATGAGCTCTGGCTGCGCAGCATGACACGCGATATGTTACGCATTCCGGCACTCGGCCGCACTAAACCTTTGCTTGCCGGCATCGCCTACCTCGCCGGCCCTTCATCACCACAGAAAGAAAGATTCCGCTCTCATGAGCTTACCGTAGTGAATGGACTGGCCGGATTTAATCCTGATCTGTTTAACGACTTCAAGGCAAAACTCAAATAA
- a CDS encoding T9SS type A sorting domain-containing protein → MKLYRLLFFLLVIAGWHGTALAACTMSVSGVKSNITCNGAADGAVDVSVTGAVGTVTYEWNDGATTEDRTGLSPGTYTITVTDDNCSRQKTFNITEPSALSISSIVNNATTPGGSDGSITLTVSGGTQPYDFLWNTGAVTQDLSNLPAGTYAVIITDKNDCALADTFSVFDASCQIQVFPSSPSICEGSSSGVQLIVTSFGATGYDWSPSTGLSATTGASVVATPDSTQTYTVTANNLSDCSASITVVVNPVPVVNQIADTAYCNGVAAKIIKFSSATAGAAFHWTSDRNIGFGTSGDNNNISYTATNGGNETDTATITVYATANDCQGPGMQFKIMVHPTPLLDSIANITYCNGENSPGVMFTSNVTGSTFQWTSSQDVGFGNSGNGNIGAFVAANSGNITKTATIKVVVTANGCKSAKPQADFSINVEPSPLMIAVPNKIYCNGETISGITFSSNPAGDEFHWTSSLNIGFGISGVGNIPGFVVLNADTVTVTDTVKVYATKAGCDGPVSIFIISVVPTPYFTSPTIKNVCNGVPFTYQATANINTSFSWTRPLVTGISNSAASGNGSFISETLNNTTNHDVVVGYNFQMNTGGSCISYDTLLVTVTPTASVSSSLTESVCDDAPFVYLATSETPGTIFSWSRAAVPGISNLASSDTSNLINESLDNTTANNITVTYTFTVGAGGCPATNQQLNVTVKATPELTDSVLFYSICNDAVFSTTLSSATANTTFSWERPAVPGIIPESNQDESIIISESLQDTTSNPVTTLYIVTLSHENCENISLLFVTVNPVLRLSSDTAFTICDSIPFVYQAESATVGTTFSWTRALTPGISNAAASGNSNLINETLTNTTNLPVDVTYLFTLTIDTCFYVQPIHVTVNPSPKVDAVANKNYCNDVAVAGIQFSSNVAGATFSWTSTQDIGFGTSGSGDIPAFVAMNAGFTPIVDTIAVYASAYLCDGPLSFFTITINPTPVLNSYTDTTLCNNVLYVYQAGSPTPGTTFSWIRPHVDGINPFAGSGTNSFINETLTNTTQAPITISYIFSLTIDTCTNLQYLQVTVNPTPEMSSTADTAICDGVLFHYLATGATNGTNFSWSRDSIAGIANAPGLGNDSLIHETLDNITLAPVTVAYDFTLTYTNVVTCVNHALLEVKVNPSPPLPSFTSLSPDSLPITVCGGAANINFNINQPQGANGVTYLWTATPGDAADIGNSSNPNTVITFHNTAGKVKIKVYAMNSDSLGGCPDSVEQVVNVTANPDSISARKIILKQPGNLLVYPDNSMNAGSGEHNYQWGYDEIVGIDAVTLDTLLGPPQEIAGQVYQFFVPEEKFINSSGTDVATDKYCFWVLLKRGDCQSKVYYNGPYAPPGKLVDEGTDASISVKAFPNPTTGSFRVLLSGNMYGSIAARMYNTLGAVVFSSVFIKNNYESSEYFEDLNLPDGIYHLELISTDEQRAVARIVVAQ, encoded by the coding sequence ATGAAGCTCTACAGGCTGTTGTTTTTCTTATTGGTTATTGCAGGATGGCACGGTACCGCACTGGCAGCATGCACCATGTCAGTAAGCGGTGTGAAGTCTAATATTACCTGCAACGGAGCAGCCGATGGAGCAGTTGATGTTTCCGTCACAGGAGCAGTAGGAACAGTGACATATGAATGGAATGACGGCGCAACAACAGAAGACAGGACCGGCCTCTCACCCGGCACTTACACCATCACCGTAACGGATGACAATTGTTCCCGGCAGAAAACATTTAACATCACAGAGCCTTCCGCACTCAGCATCAGCAGCATCGTGAACAATGCCACCACACCCGGCGGTTCAGATGGTTCCATCACTTTAACGGTTTCAGGTGGAACCCAACCTTACGATTTTCTCTGGAATACAGGCGCTGTAACACAGGACCTGAGCAATTTGCCGGCAGGCACCTATGCCGTAATTATTACGGATAAGAACGATTGTGCGCTTGCTGATACATTCTCTGTATTCGATGCCTCCTGCCAGATACAGGTATTTCCTTCCTCGCCTTCCATTTGCGAAGGCAGCAGCAGCGGTGTGCAGCTGATCGTTACTTCATTTGGTGCAACCGGCTACGACTGGTCTCCTTCAACAGGATTATCGGCTACAACCGGTGCTTCTGTGGTAGCAACGCCCGATTCCACGCAAACCTATACGGTTACTGCTAATAATCTCAGCGACTGTTCCGCCAGCATCACCGTGGTAGTGAACCCTGTGCCCGTAGTGAATCAGATTGCTGATACGGCCTACTGCAATGGCGTTGCCGCAAAGATCATCAAGTTCAGCAGCGCTACAGCCGGTGCTGCGTTTCATTGGACCAGCGACCGGAATATCGGCTTCGGCACATCAGGCGACAATAACAATATATCCTACACCGCAACAAATGGTGGCAATGAAACAGATACCGCTACCATAACAGTCTATGCAACTGCGAATGACTGCCAGGGCCCGGGCATGCAGTTTAAAATAATGGTACATCCGACTCCCTTACTCGATTCCATTGCCAACATTACGTATTGCAATGGCGAAAACAGTCCGGGAGTGATGTTCACCAGCAATGTTACCGGTTCCACCTTTCAATGGACGAGCTCACAGGATGTAGGATTTGGTAACAGCGGCAATGGCAATATCGGTGCTTTTGTAGCTGCGAACAGCGGTAACATTACCAAGACAGCCACGATCAAGGTGGTGGTGACGGCCAATGGCTGTAAAAGCGCCAAACCGCAGGCAGACTTCTCCATCAACGTGGAACCGTCACCGCTCATGATTGCTGTTCCCAACAAGATCTACTGTAATGGAGAAACGATCAGTGGCATCACTTTCAGCAGCAATCCTGCCGGTGATGAGTTTCACTGGACCAGCAGCCTCAATATCGGCTTTGGCATCAGCGGCGTAGGTAATATCCCGGGCTTTGTGGTACTGAATGCCGACACCGTCACGGTTACAGACACCGTTAAAGTGTATGCAACAAAAGCCGGTTGTGACGGTCCGGTTTCCATCTTTATTATCTCCGTCGTTCCCACACCGTACTTCACCAGCCCAACCATCAAAAATGTCTGCAACGGAGTTCCATTCACTTATCAGGCGACTGCCAACATCAACACTTCCTTCAGCTGGACAAGGCCATTGGTAACTGGCATCAGCAACAGCGCGGCTTCCGGTAACGGCAGCTTCATCAGCGAGACGCTGAACAACACCACGAATCATGATGTCGTGGTCGGTTATAATTTCCAAATGAATACCGGCGGCAGTTGTATCAGCTACGATACATTGCTGGTAACGGTAACGCCTACTGCCTCCGTAAGCAGTTCATTGACTGAATCCGTTTGTGATGATGCGCCTTTTGTTTATCTCGCCACGAGTGAAACTCCTGGTACGATCTTCAGCTGGAGCAGAGCCGCTGTGCCGGGCATCAGTAATCTGGCATCGTCTGATACCAGTAACCTCATCAATGAATCACTCGACAATACCACAGCGAATAACATTACCGTAACCTACACTTTCACGGTAGGTGCCGGCGGCTGCCCTGCCACCAATCAGCAGCTGAATGTTACCGTGAAAGCCACACCGGAACTCACCGACTCCGTGCTTTTCTATTCCATTTGCAACGATGCGGTTTTCTCCACCACACTTTCTTCCGCCACCGCTAACACCACTTTCTCCTGGGAAAGGCCTGCTGTGCCGGGCATCATTCCTGAATCTAACCAGGATGAGAGCATCATCATCAGCGAGTCGCTGCAGGACACAACATCCAACCCTGTCACCACTTTGTACATCGTTACGCTATCGCATGAAAACTGCGAAAACATCAGCTTACTCTTCGTCACCGTAAATCCAGTATTGCGCTTATCATCAGACACTGCCTTCACTATTTGCGACAGCATACCGTTTGTTTACCAGGCCGAGAGCGCAACGGTTGGCACCACATTCAGCTGGACCAGGGCATTGACACCTGGCATCAGCAATGCCGCTGCTTCCGGCAATAGCAACCTGATTAATGAAACACTGACCAATACCACCAACCTGCCGGTGGATGTTACTTACCTTTTCACACTTACCATTGACACCTGCTTTTATGTGCAGCCGATTCATGTCACTGTTAATCCTTCGCCGAAAGTGGATGCCGTTGCGAATAAGAATTATTGTAACGATGTGGCTGTTGCCGGCATACAGTTCAGCAGTAATGTCGCCGGCGCAACCTTCTCATGGACGAGCACACAGGACATCGGCTTTGGCACCAGCGGCAGCGGTGACATTCCCGCCTTTGTTGCAATGAATGCAGGCTTCACTCCAATCGTAGATACTATTGCAGTGTATGCCAGCGCCTATCTGTGTGACGGCCCGTTGTCCTTTTTTACCATTACCATTAACCCCACGCCGGTGCTGAACAGCTATACTGATACCACACTCTGCAACAATGTGCTTTACGTTTACCAGGCAGGCAGCCCGACACCGGGCACTACCTTCAGCTGGATCAGGCCGCATGTGGATGGCATTAATCCATTTGCCGGTTCGGGCACCAACAGCTTTATCAATGAGACACTGACCAATACAACCCAGGCGCCGATTACGATTAGCTATATTTTTTCACTGACCATTGATACCTGCACAAACCTGCAATACCTGCAGGTGACGGTGAACCCCACACCGGAAATGAGCAGCACGGCAGATACCGCCATCTGCGACGGAGTGCTCTTCCATTACCTCGCCACTGGTGCAACGAACGGCACGAACTTCAGCTGGAGCCGCGACAGCATTGCCGGCATCGCCAACGCTCCGGGTTTGGGCAACGACAGCCTCATTCATGAAACGCTGGATAACATCACCCTGGCACCGGTTACGGTGGCCTATGATTTCACATTAACGTATACCAATGTGGTCACTTGCGTGAACCATGCATTGCTCGAGGTAAAGGTGAACCCATCACCGCCATTGCCTTCTTTCACATCCCTGTCTCCTGATTCATTACCCATCACCGTTTGTGGCGGAGCCGCCAACATAAATTTCAATATCAATCAGCCACAGGGCGCTAATGGTGTCACCTATCTCTGGACAGCGACGCCCGGGGATGCAGCGGATATCGGCAACAGCAGCAACCCCAACACCGTGATCACATTTCACAACACGGCAGGCAAGGTTAAAATAAAAGTGTATGCGATGAACAGCGATTCATTAGGCGGATGCCCCGATTCTGTAGAGCAGGTGGTGAATGTGACGGCTAACCCGGATTCCATCTCCGCCCGAAAGATCATACTGAAACAGCCCGGTAACCTGCTGGTATATCCCGACAACTCCATGAATGCCGGAAGCGGTGAGCACAACTATCAATGGGGTTATGATGAGATCGTGGGCATTGATGCCGTTACGCTGGATACACTGCTCGGCCCTCCGCAGGAAATTGCAGGACAGGTGTACCAGTTTTTTGTTCCCGAAGAAAAATTCATCAACAGCTCCGGTACTGATGTTGCTACCGATAAATATTGTTTCTGGGTATTGCTGAAAAGAGGAGACTGCCAGAGCAAGGTGTATTACAACGGGCCCTATGCTCCGCCCGGAAAACTTGTGGATGAAGGCACGGATGCTTCTATCAGCGTTAAAGCATTTCCCAACCCTACAACCGGCAGCTTCCGCGTTTTGCTTTCGGGCAATATGTACGGAAGCATAGCAGCCAGGATGTACAACACATTGGGAGCCGTGGTCTTCAGCTCCGTTTTCATCAAAAACAATTATGAAAGCAGCGAATACTTTGAAGACCTGAACCTGCCGGACGGCATCTACCACCTTGAGCTGATCAGCACCGATGAACAACGGGCTGTTGCACGGATCGTGGTGGCCCAATAA